The segment atttcacggggcattttcctaaaagttgcaatgaaaagttgcaattttttttaaaaaataaaataaaataaaaaaccataaattttaatatataaaccaaaaatacttcctagttttgtaagataattaccaacaaacattgacattctcaaaaggtgctttNatttagcatgtagctgtaacaattacatttaactagctaaatgttgtaaaaagtgacatcagaaaatccacactacatttttaaacagtgtttgaagctaaatgtgacaaaatttaggcatgaattttgagcacaagctcctttacaaacggcgccccatacctgcggagccatgatggctgagCTCAGTGAACTTCNNNNNNNNNNNNNNNNNNNNNNNNNNNNNNNNNNNNNNNNNNNNNNNNNNNNNNNNNNNNNNNNNNNNNNNNNNNNNNNNNNNNNNNNNNNNNNNNNNNNtggggttattttgtattccacggtacacaaacccacaaagaagagactagaccccagaaacggtggcgaaccactttagaaacaataaatattgggttaaagttgcaggaaagttgcggtgttttgggcaaagttgcaaaaagttgcgatttcacagggtttgcttgattttgcggtaatagttgcgatcgcaacatcgccaaatcctggagggtctgatgtAATGTGAGTGGATCTCAGCTGCAGAatcaccaagttttagctcagtctcTCTAAAGGTTGACAGAGGTCTAGTCACTTTCGAGTTTCCTGATATCAGTtgattgtggcagccatttctattgggttggcttcaaaagtgaATGAGTTGTCAGTCATTTTCCTTGACAAAGAAAGAACACAGACAGTACCTGGCCTTTTGCTGTTGGTGGCAGGCATTAACAAGATATTTAGTGTGGACTTCAATAACACAATGATTGTGTTCTCTTTAGTGTGTTcatgattgtaaataaattcaaccaaacaaacatgcaaatattAAAGTGtacatttttctgtcatcagCACTAAGTAAAATCCTGAAAAGCAGTTCTGTTGCTGAGTAGACGTCTGGGATGAACAGTGATGGTACTGTAATTGTTCTTTCAACAGCTAGAAGAACAGCTGGTAGAGATGGACAGGAACAACTCTCAGCTGAAGCTCGCCGTCTCAGACCTGAGGCTCAAACTGAGgaccaaagaaaaagaactgCACAAGGAGATCCAGAAGGTCAgcacatccacacacaaacccaaaataatcttttctttttgtaattccAGCATTCAGATGGGTCTCACCTTTAGTTGTCTCTTTTAGTGAACACACATGAGACGAGACTGTTGACACTTTAACTCAGAGTTCAgggaaaacaaacatataaTTCATTTCTTTAACAACTTTCTGTAACAACTCCTAATACAGCCTAGTTCTTAGCATGGACTTGTAGGGTAAGTACCAGGTGTTACTGTGACCACACTCAGGTTGTATCCTGTACTTCCACCCACCTCTGTGTGATCAGGGGAAAGATCTGCAGACACTTCTTGAGCGACTGCAGTCAGACCTCCACGGCTGTGTCGGCTTCATTCAGGAAcccaaaaaactgaaacacagcaTCCAGATGATTTATGCCCGCTACGCACCAAACTCTGACAGTGTGAGTAGTGTTCAGGAAATGCAGAAGATCTTTGTTTAGGGAGTGACAGGTCTCCACTtactaaacaaacagaaacatctaaTGAGTCTGTGTGTGAAAGTTTGTTCTTTCCAAGGTGAAAAGCAGTGCAGATGATATTCAGGCTCTGTGCTACCACCGTGAGCAGCTAGAAAAGACTATCAGCAGCCTGAAGATGAAGCTGGCAAAATCTGCAGACGAGCACCAGAAAATGTATGACAAGATCATGAAGgtaaagaacaagaaaactaaTCTTTCCAAACCAGTGCTCAAGTCATTTACTAACAAATAGcaacattctgtttttcttctacaAACAACGATAAGCATCATGTCAGCACTGTCATTCACTGAAAAAGATGTTTAGAAAAATTGCTGTGATTGTTGTCTTTTGTCAAAAAAGTTCAAGAAAAAACTTTCTGgacattttagtgcagcaagtCTGCATTTATATCTCGTGTAAAGGATGTTTCAACGTgtttttaaaaacgtttttacAAACTTGAATTAGAAAATCTTGGAATTTAatgcaaaatgtagaaaaaaataacctacaaacaaaaacattgttgttctTACATTATGTTTGACTTTTATGACACACAcaccagcaacaacaacaacaaaaaggatattaatacaaaaataatgacactaaaattaaaaatatttatataaaataccCTAATATAAACACACTGAgtcaaggtgtgtgtgtgtgtgtgtgtgtgNGGGTACGTGCAGTATACATTAATTCATTGTTTAATATAGAGCTTGATGGCAGCTGACAGGACAGACCTCCAGTAATGTTCAGTCTTGCACATTGGCACATCAGCCAGTAACTGAAGGAGCTCTGATGAAACGCCTCCAGGGAATGAAGTGGGCGCCTGTTATTGTTTGTGATGGCATTTATTCTCCTTATCATCCTCACTTCAGCCACCTGCTCAGCCCAGTCCTGTATTATTCCAAAGGGAGACTTCACCTTTTTTGATTAGtttgttaaatctttgtttatctGACGTACAAGCACACACACCCCAGTACACCacccaaacaaaacaaggcaCTGGCTACAGCTGTCCTGTAGAAggagcacagcagcagctggaaatTGCTAAAGGACCGCAGTCTGCTCAGTCCTTTCTTTATGCTGTCTCCATGTGACAGGACCAGTCCAGCTTGTTGTCCAGCTGTAGTTGGAAACCCCCTCCACCTCTGTACCCTGAATGAAACACAGTTTGGGAACTGCATTTACTGTGGTCTTGCAGTAAGGTAGTCCAGCAGCCAGGAAACAAGCTCAGACTCCACCTGCGTTCTCTTCAGCTTCTCCCTGAGCAGCTGCGGTGGGACGGTGTTGAATGCACTTGAAAAATCAAAGAACATTATCCTGGAGGGAATTGAACCCTACAGGCAGACACAGACAGTACTCTGCTGCCCATAACATATACTCCcatattaatgtttaaaaatgacctttaaaGAGCCATCAACTGTGAAACAGATATCAGTACACTGTCTAAGTTTATATCTGGAGTTGTATGACAGTGAAGTGTCACCATCTGTGTTATGGGATGCACTGAAAGCCGTTATCAGAGGTAAAATAATACCCATTTCATCAGCCAGGAAGAAATTCAGAAACTGAAAGATATAGAGAAGGGGTGGGCAATTATTTTCTTCAGGGGAAAAATTGGAAATGTGTTGGAGGGCCGAACCAGCAGTGACTCAAATTTAATCTTGGCTCATTATGCGTTTTCTCattatgtatgtttttgtagTGAAATACTTAAACCAGATTCTTTTGGTAATAAGAATATTCTGTAAGTATTTATAAAAGTGAACATATTGTGGTTTAGGTTGATGTGAGCATTAATACTAATTCTATTAAGTTAATAGTTTAAAACAAGTcatcacattttaattttatttttaacttgttaatCTCTTCTCAACTGAAATGGTGTGTATTATGTTGAACAACTGATCAACTGTATACATGAACAATAAGTGGTTTTAAGTATCAGAAAGGCCTGAAGGACCTGAAGTGATGGAACTTGAAGAAAAGGACTGAATAACACAAAAGTACCTCCAATCAGATTAAAATTGAGGGGAGAAAGTACCACAAAGTActttaaatacagcaaaaacTTCAAAGAGGTACACACAAAAACGTAACAGCACTTTAAGTAACAATAAATGAAACCGGAACATCTTGAAAACCTGTAAGAACTGACAAAGCATCAAAGTAATCTAAACATTGCAAAATCGTCTACTACAAACAAAGTACTCCAAAACTGAAGTATTATAAGGAATATAAAGATTCAAGTGAGGAAAGTCCAGTCTGTCGTGGGCTTCAACGAGTGCAGTGAAATCTGGCTGAATGTCTGATGTGGCGATGTGCAGGACAGCTGCGAGGTGATCATCAGTGATGGAGGACCTGTATCTGGATGTGTGGAACTTCATCACTGAAAATGTCTGCTCACATACATATGTAGAGCCGAAGAGCACAAGGATTGTTTGAGCAAGTCTCCTCGAGTGTGGAAAGTTCTCCTGTTTGAGTGAAGAGTAAAACCCAAGCAGCTCTGCAAGACGTGTGTCAGACTGCAAGTCAGTGAGATCCATCTGAACATCACTGGATGCACTATCATCACTGCAAGTGATGGGAGGAGACACCAGGTGCATTTCACTCTCAGTTCTGAAGTCTTGGAATCACCTTGAAAACTCAACATGCAGTTCTTCTAACATGGATGAGTACCTTTGGAGCTGATCTGCTGATGGGGTGGCTTGCTTCAGTGTTGGCATGTGACTGAGAATATGATCCCTGATTTGGTTTGACAGAAGCTGCACCTTCCTACTGAAGGCCTTGACTGCACTGTACATTTCAACTGTTTCACATTTAGTTCATTCATCTGAGCAATAAAACCCAGATCTGCCAGCTGAGGGATGGCATGTCCCTTCCTCACACACAACTCCTGAATCTCCTCTCTCAGGTCCCAGAAGCTTTTCAGGACTTTTCCCAGTGTGGTAGCTTAGGTCACAGTGGTCAGCCTCAGTTTCCTCCAACAGTGAAACAAACTGTCTGTGATTCAGTGTCCTCGCTCTGATAAAGTTAACTGTTTTAGttacaacattaacaaagtgATTCACTTCTAACACCGACTTACACAACCCTTCCTGATGTATAATAAGTTCtgctcagggttcttttctgcCACTTTGTCCTGGATTCTCTTTAATAGACCAACTTTTTGTCCTGTGAGATCTGGACACCCATCTGTTGTGACGCCCAGCAGTTTGTCCCATTTCAGTCCCAAGCTTTCCAGACATGCATTTACCTCTGTTAGGAGATCACTCCCTGTTGTTGTCCCTTTCATTGACCGCATGTCTGCCAGCTCCTCCTGATCCCGAGCACGAAGATGAGTAGCTGGGCAGTGTCCCAAATGTCACCGCTCTCATCCAAAGCCAGGCAGAAGAACTCAAAGTCATTCACGCTGTCCTTCAGTTGGAGCACCAGGTTTTTCACAATGTCCTCAGTCTGTCTCGTTACGGTGAGGCAGGAGAGGGAGATGTGCTCTAAAGCGTCTTTTTTCTCGGGACATATTAGCGCAGACGAGTCCATCAAACACTCCTTAATAAGAAAAGGGTTTGCTCTTTCTAGCAATCTTGTGGAATTTGACAAAACTTGTCTTGACTGCAGCACCTCTGGATGACAAGCGTTTTctaaaaagtgtttgttgagTTTGCGACACAGACGACTCAGAGACGCACTCCTTCTCAGCCGTGTGGGATGTGGCCCTGCTGCAGACNNNNNNNNNNNNNNNNNNNNNNNNNNNNNNNNNNNNNNNNNNNNNNNNNNNNNNNNNNNNNNNNNNNNNNNNNNNNNNNNNNNNNNNNNNNNNNNNNNNNGGGGGGGGGGTAGGGGTTATACCTACATGTCAACGTCTTCCAGTAAATCCACCGGATTAAAGCTCAGAATCATGTGTCAGGAGAGaattattgttcttttaaaacctgACAGCTTAGTGGttagctgttgcctcccagcaagaaggttctGTGTTCAAACCCAGGTTGGACCTCGAGTTTCCTCTGGGTgcttaaaaaagtttaaaaacgtGTGAGTCAGGCTGGTTAAAGAAAGGTTAATTAAAATGACTACATTTCTTCCTTAGACCAAAGCTAAACATCTGAGACTCGGAGAACCAGAGGCCTTACTAGCTAGTGTGACAGATAGAAGGTGCAGGAGCAGAAAACAACTGTCATGAGTGTGTGTCCTGGAAACGTAGACATGTGTGAAAGTCGGATAAATCCAGTAAATCAAAGGATTCTGTGAGCAAACACATTACTCCAAAGACTCAATCCAAAGGTTTCTCTCAGTAACTTCAGAGATgtgctggttttatttgctGAAAGTGTTTCTCCTCTCGACTGTGGTCTCTGCAGGAGAACATGAGCCTCATCACTGAAATCAATGAGCTGCGGAAGGAACTCCAGTCCGTCCGAACACGGGCCAAAGATCCCAAAGCTCAGCTGCTCTTCAGTCCTACGAGCCGTCCCATCTCAGAGGGAGGCCTGAAGAAGACGTCAGCTGAGCCAGTCTGAGCCCGGACCTGCCAGGACCTGCAGCTCTGAGTCCCAGCAGACCGTATGATGCCTGAAGGTTTAGAAAGAATATGCAACTATTTCTAACCTTCTGTTCAGTTTAAATTAGACACCTAAAACATATTCATCCAAAGTCTCCTTCAGCTCTTTAATTCTTGGTTTAGTATAGTTattatttggatgtttttgcaGTGGTAGGTTCAGAGTCAGGAAGAACTGAGACACACAAAGTCTGAATTTAGAcatctttaactttaaaaagaagataaagtCTGAAATGAGCAGGTTTAGAAGTTGGACATGTTATCGAGTTTTAGCTTCAGGTCTGTGAAGTGCGTTTCGATCCTCTTGTGCAGCTCATCCATGGATGCTGACAGGGTCTCATACAgcacctgaacacaaacacctgTTAGTCTGACGCCTCACAGATTCCTCCAGGTTCCTCCTCGTCACACGTGCTGTCTGAGGCTGTACCTGAGCCTTCTCTGTCTCCTTGCTGCACACCTCTCTGAGGCTGGAGATCTtggccttcagctgctgcttctctccAGAGATCTCCTGGATTCTAGCTGCCATCTCCTCACGCTTCTGATGGATTTGGTTACAGTGCCTGAGGAACAGATTGGGTCAGGTTCTGTATCAACTCTCCATGTTCCTGAGTGCGTGTGATCAAACTGAAGTGAATACCCCAAAACTTCTTGAACATGCTGCTCCTtcatctccttcttcttctgcttgcGGATGTTCTGTTTGCACTCCTTGTCCATCTTCATGGTCTGAGCTCTCTTCAGCTGGCTCTCCTCAGCACACAGGTGCTTTAActccttctgcttcttctcaTACTGAGCCATCAGCTCCTGCTCCTGGATGGATCACACTTCTTATCACCCAACAAATGTTACAGAGCACAGAGAACATGTCCTCTCCTCCTTCCAGCAATAAAAACGATGTACAACACAAAGTCTGACTGCTGGTCCTCAGTTACTTTACAGCctttttatgtattaaaaagtttcatttggAATTTGCAGTCTTTAGGCttcatccacacaaaaacagcataaataaataaagatggaggaAGCATCACATTAACTTCTTTTGtctgaaactgaagctaaattttcctttttaaaaacaatgtgctgcagccagccactagagGGCGCTTGTCTTTTGTGGCTTTCAGCTCTGGCCCTAATTATAATAAACtcaattatgttgttttttgttttttaaatttgctttaattttatgttctttcaaaatgatgcagttttattCTCTGTATGGTTTTATAAAATCATGAGATGTGGGGAGGGgatatatttatttctattttacaaAACTTATCTTTACAATGCACCTTACTGATCATCTTAgcagtaaatggtaaatggtctgCACTTGTAGAGCAATTTATCAAGTCCGATTGTAGCTTCAGACcacattcatccattcatccaccctCTGATGGAGGTAAGCTACatcgtagccacagctgccctggggcgggctgacagaagtctATAAACATGAGGCTGTATATGTTTGTCTGCTAAAAGGTTAAATTATTGCATTTTCCTTCATgaaattctaaaattaaaatcaaaatgttgagTAAAAACATCTCAATAGGACTTCAGTTATTAAATAGGAACCAAAGCTCAAACCTTCACTGGCACCAAACCAACAGTCAGTGTGAATTTGAAGAAAGAGGAAGTTGTTAACACAGATGTGTGCATCTGGAACTGCACACAAGCTGGAAACAACTAACATTCAGGTGGTTTCGGCTGCACCATCTGagctgtttatttctgtgtgtgagagcacaTGTGAGGTTTGGTCGGTTCGGTCGAGGCCCACGTCTCCACTGATCCTGAATAATGCTAGGAGACTTTCTGAAGGGGCTGGTTATTCCAGCAGCATGAGCACAGTGAACGtacctcctcctgctgctgcttgctGTGGCTCATGCTGCTCTCCAGGTCCTGCAGCAGGCTGAACATCTGCTGGATCTCAGCCTCGGAATGAGTGACACCATGCACCATGTTCTGCAGCTCCACCAAACGCTCATCTGTGTCTTTCTGCAGAGGAACAGCACATGTGACTGGCAGCTGTGAGACGAACACTTAACCATGAAAGCAGAACAGCCACAACCTTCAACTCACTATGGAGCTCTTGATGCTTTTAACACTTTCCTTCATCTTCTCCATCTGACTTTTCAACTCCTCTGGAGACTCAACAATCTGAGACTTCAGTTTACTGATGTCCTCCTTCAGGTTACCAGCGTCCACCTTCAGCTGGGCCTGGtgcgcacgcgcacacacacacacacacacacacacacacacacacacacacacctgctcagTAAAAATGCCACAGAAGCACATAGGTGTATAAAGTTGAATTTGTGTCACAGTCCCGCACCAACTTCTGGGTTTCCTCTGCGATTCTGGCTTTCCACTCTGCAATGGTCTCATTTGTGGAGTTCTGGAAAGAAACGGGAAGATTGGACTCTGAGGTCAGAGTTTGACAGCGTTACCTCCTCAGACTGTGCTCCAGCACCACCTACCACTTCCTGGTACTCCTGCATGGTGCTGGTCTGCAGGTGGGACAGAGCAGCTGCCAGCTCATCGGCCTCAGCCTGCTGCTCTGGTGGGATGGTTCTGAGAAAACATCTCATTACTGCTGGTACACCATGTCATTCTCATGTACTCCTAATAATCAGTCAAATTCATCTTTCTTGTTTCTCTTGGTGTGTGTTGTCGAGTCACTGTCATTTGAAAATCCCACCTGACTTCATCGTCTACCTCATCACTATGAAGGAAAAGCATCAAATGTCCTCTCCCAGGCTGATTTTTATCAAGTTTATCTTCTCTATAAAACAACAGATCCTGATGCTGGAGGGACATGAATCAGTGTCTGACTGTAGAAACAACTAGCTGCTTGGTTTAATCTTACAGCTGCTCTGTCTGCAACCATCACTTCCATAATAAACAGCTGAACTACAGAAAGAAACCACATTCACTGACAGGAGGAGATACTTACGTCAGCATCTCAATCTTCTTCTCTGCTTCCTGGTTGCTTCTGGTGTAAGCCTGCAGTCTGTCCATGTCTGacctctgacacacacacacacacactcagtcttTAACTGGtttaacaacttttaaaaactgtaacatATTCTCTGGAATATTTTAGTCAGCCTTGTTATTTCGTTGTAATGAAGTGAATGAGTTGTAATCACAGCTTGTTGCTTTTCATTAATCAGAGGGGACATGGAAACATGTCGGCAGTGTAAGGACAAGAAGTAACCTGAACTGAAGAAACGTACCAGTTTGGCCTGCTTCTCCAGGACCAGCTCCATCCTCTGCTTCCTGAAGTGAAGGAAGTTCATGATGGCACTCAAAATGGTCAGAGTCCTCTGTTTTTCTGAGGAAAGGAAGCAGCTTCACAATCAGAAACATGTCTGTTCTgagatcagtaaacagctggaagTGTCTGCAGTCGAGCCCTGAACGATGAAGCAGGATCAGTGAAACTTCAAGCTCAGGATGTTTAGTGTCACGTTGTGCCTGCAGGGTTTCTGCACACCGcctcacacacacttatatTAATGATCATCATAGAATTGAAATGCATCTTTAAGATGCCTATGGCTTCGCTTCTCATCGAGCGACTAATGGCCCTCATGGCCACTGGGGGGAAACCGAACACACGGGACGGGATAGCGACGACAGCTTTGTGAATCGCGCTCTTGTGACTTGTGATTGGATATGAAACTGGAGGGATTTTGACCTTTCAAAGCAGTccgtgtctttgtgtgtgtctcaATAAACACTGCATGAAGTGTGGTATATTAGAGGAAA is part of the Kryptolebias marmoratus isolate JLee-2015 linkage group LG4, ASM164957v2, whole genome shotgun sequence genome and harbors:
- the nuf2 gene encoding kinetochore protein Nuf2; its protein translation is MTENTFPVHNTETLVSFYRTDVLSGQEAKHFNKSDLNPVPKPEAVQTLYMRVLHLLTGFRPECHSMVPLLENIQYPAYHEGATYILSVYTRMRQFLPMCLVYDFSLNDLLAPKKQRTLTILSAIMNFLHFRKQRMELVLEKQAKLRSDMDRLQAYTRSNQEAEKKIEMLTTIPPEQQAEADELAAALSHLQTSTMQEYQEVNSTNETIAEWKARIAEETQKLAQLKVDAGNLKEDISKLKSQIVESPEELKSQMEKMKESVKSIKSSIKDTDERLVELQNMVHGVTHSEAEIQQMFSLLQDLESSMSHSKQQQEEEQELMAQYEKKQKELKHLCAEESQLKRAQTMKMDKECKQNIRKQKKKEMKEQHVQEVLGHCNQIHQKREEMAARIQEISGEKQQLKAKISSLREVCSKETEKAQVLYETLSASMDELHKRIETHFTDLKLKLDNMSNF